The sequence AAAACTGTAGAAACTAATAGATTTGCAATCTATCGCGGCATTGCTTATTGCATTCATCGTTCTATAGTTTTCAAAAATAATCAATTCAGTAGAGTTCTCATGTATGGCGGTATTCCTTATTTTAGAAATTGATTATTCGTGTTCTAGTTTTTTCAAATAGCTTTAATCCAAACAGGGTAAGTAGGAAATAAAGCAGGTAAGACTACAAATATATTTACAGCTATTTGGTCTCAATAATATAACCTTTAGCTTGTCTTGCTTACTTCTGCCTCATGAATAACTGCAATTATAGTTGAATTTTTATTTAGTTCGATTCATCTATGAATTATTAATAAATGTTTCGGCAGATAAAGATTATTTGATTTATAGGCATTTTGTTTTGATTGATGCGCTAGAAGAATTTAAATTAAGTAATTGTAATTCGTGCGGTGAATATCATGGCTAAGAATTCTTTTGCCACACTTAGGGAAGGTTCAACCGGAGATGCTGTAGTTAATTTGCAAGATTGTTTAAAGCTGGTTGGCGTTTACTCTTGCAAAAGTAATGGTGTTTTTGACGAAAGAACTAAAGCTGCTGTCATCAAATTTCAGAAAAATAATGCTATGACTGCTGACGGAATAGTCAGACGCGCTACCATGTCTGCATTAGTAAGATGTTGGTGGTATTAAACGAAGGAAGAGGGAAGACCCGAAGTTGGGTGGAATTTTGATGGGGATTTCAACCCCAACCCATTCACGCGGAGCGTGGGAGGTCTTTTTCACCGTAGGTTACCTCTTAATTCAACCCATATGTTTAGTTAATAGCATTATGAAAGCTTAAAATTTAATATTAGATTATATCATTTTTATATTCACGCATTATTAATAATGCCAGATGCACGAAAGGATGCATCTAACGTACAAATGACATAAAAGCAAATATTTTCTCAAAATTAATTTATAAACTAATGCCAATTTTACTTAAGTAAGTTTATTTCAAGCATCAATTAATACAGATTACTTATAACAGCTAAATTCTAATCATTAACCGCTAACCCCTTAAACACAACATCAATTAGTTCATCTACAAAATTGTCGCTTAAAGGTAAGTGCTTTAACAGCAATCGGTAAAACAAAGGACTATAAAGCGCATCAATTGCCACTTCTGCATCAACATCATCGCGTAATTCTTCCCGCTCTACCCCGCGTTGAAAAATTCGCTTTGCATCTTCCCTTCTCGGTAACAGCCAATTTTCTCGGAAAGCTGCCATTAAATTATCATCAACCTGTCCGCTACCAATAACAGTCGCTAAAATTTCCCCCCTAGAGCTATTCATCAAATTC comes from Rivularia sp. PCC 7116 and encodes:
- a CDS encoding DUF4278 domain-containing protein; the encoded protein is MFLTYRGLSYERNSSASKTVETNRFAIYRGIAYCIHRSIVFKNNQFSRVLMYGGIPYFRN
- a CDS encoding peptidoglycan-binding protein, whose amino-acid sequence is MAKNSFATLREGSTGDAVVNLQDCLKLVGVYSCKSNGVFDERTKAAVIKFQKNNAMTADGIVRRATMSALVRCWWY